One window from the genome of Magnolia sinica isolate HGM2019 chromosome 4, MsV1, whole genome shotgun sequence encodes:
- the LOC131242368 gene encoding uncharacterized protein LOC131242368 isoform X1, whose amino-acid sequence MNPPPTTLLSNKWDMGPIHNSNTQRISDGKIDGLMKGCQEKDMVMSFMVSQRSYVDLLQNCDLPPPAKVFPGESEIAVRLAPSMQQPSPSIKVSEMEDEFAQGLSNDKLGLLRALQLSQTRAREAEKKAADISAEKDRLTALFLEESSRLFAHRQWLKLLEIEVKKLHPQLTASHGICRERWSAVKKDDGEEAGTTWCIALALCLGIASVGFALSYRYLF is encoded by the exons ATGAATCCACCACCAACGACCCTTCTTTCCAACAAATGGGATATGGGTCCCATCCACAATTCCAATACACAGAGAATCTCTGATGGAAAGATTGATGGGTTGATGAAAGGTTGTCAAGAGAAAGATATGGTAATGAGTTTCATGGTCTCCCAAAGGTCCTACGTTGATCTCTTACAAAACTGCGATCTCCCGCCGCCGGCGAAGGTCTTCCCGGGAGAATCGGAAATTGCTGTAAGATTGGCTCCGTCAATGCAACAACCATCACCATCCAT CAAAGTCAGCGAGATGGAAGATGAATTTGCTCAGGGTCTTAGCAATGACAAGCTGGGTCTGCTGAGAGCTTTACAGCTCTCGCAAACACGGGCAAGGGAAGCCGAGAAGAAGGCTGCAGATATAAGCGCGGAGAAAGATCGTTTGACGGCACTCTTCTTGGAAGAGTCATCCCGGTTATTTGCTCATCGGCAATGGCTGAAACTGCTGGAGATTGAAGTTAAGAAGCTGCATCCTCAGCTTACAGCTTCTCACGGTATATGCAGAGAGAGATGGTCTGCGGTGAAGAAAGATGATGGTGAAGAAGCAGGTACTACCTGGTGTATAGCATTGGCCCTGTGCTTGGGCATTGCCAGTGTGGGGTTTGCATTGAGTTACAGATACTTGTTTTGA
- the LOC131242368 gene encoding uncharacterized protein LOC131242368 isoform X2 — MNPPPTTLLSNKWDMGPIHNSNTQRISDGKIDGLMKGCQEKDMVMSFMVSQRSYVDLLQNCDLPPPAKVFPGESEIAVRLAPSMQQPSPSIEMEDEFAQGLSNDKLGLLRALQLSQTRAREAEKKAADISAEKDRLTALFLEESSRLFAHRQWLKLLEIEVKKLHPQLTASHGICRERWSAVKKDDGEEAGTTWCIALALCLGIASVGFALSYRYLF, encoded by the exons ATGAATCCACCACCAACGACCCTTCTTTCCAACAAATGGGATATGGGTCCCATCCACAATTCCAATACACAGAGAATCTCTGATGGAAAGATTGATGGGTTGATGAAAGGTTGTCAAGAGAAAGATATGGTAATGAGTTTCATGGTCTCCCAAAGGTCCTACGTTGATCTCTTACAAAACTGCGATCTCCCGCCGCCGGCGAAGGTCTTCCCGGGAGAATCGGAAATTGCTGTAAGATTGGCTCCGTCAATGCAACAACCATCACCATCCAT CGAGATGGAAGATGAATTTGCTCAGGGTCTTAGCAATGACAAGCTGGGTCTGCTGAGAGCTTTACAGCTCTCGCAAACACGGGCAAGGGAAGCCGAGAAGAAGGCTGCAGATATAAGCGCGGAGAAAGATCGTTTGACGGCACTCTTCTTGGAAGAGTCATCCCGGTTATTTGCTCATCGGCAATGGCTGAAACTGCTGGAGATTGAAGTTAAGAAGCTGCATCCTCAGCTTACAGCTTCTCACGGTATATGCAGAGAGAGATGGTCTGCGGTGAAGAAAGATGATGGTGAAGAAGCAGGTACTACCTGGTGTATAGCATTGGCCCTGTGCTTGGGCATTGCCAGTGTGGGGTTTGCATTGAGTTACAGATACTTGTTTTGA